TAGCGAACGTAACGCCCCACGGTGGCGCTGGTGCCGCCGGTGCCCGCACCCACCACGATCCAGCGCGGTATCGGGTGGCGCTCACAGGCCATCTGGCCGAACATGCTCTGCGCGATATTGTTGTTGCCCCGCCAGTCGGTGGCGCGTTCGGCATAGGTGAACTGGTCCATGTAGTGGCCACCGGTCTCATGCGCGAGCTGTTGCGCCGCGTCGTAGACCTCATCGGCTTTTTCCACGAAATGGCAACGCCCGCCGTAAAACGTGATCTGGTCCACTTTCTCCTGTGAGGTTTTGCGGGGCATCACGGCAATAAAGGGCAGGTCAAGCAGCCGGGCGAAATAGGCTTCGCTGACAGCCGTGGACCCACTGGATGCCTCGACCACGGTGGTGCCCTTGTTCAGCCAGCCATTGCACAGCGCGTACAGAAACAGCGAGCGGGCCAGACGGTGTTTCAGGCTGCCGGTGGGGTGGGTCGATTCGTCTTTCAGAAAGAAGTCGATGCCATGGTTCGCAAACCCGGGCAGCGGCAGTGCGATCAAATGGGTGTCTGCGCTGCGGCAGATATCGGCCTCGATGCGGCCAATGGCTTCGTTGCGCCAGCGGGTGAGGGGGGTTGTCATATTGAAGCTTGAAAAGATTGAATGACCTGTTTTAGCAGGCCTCGCTCAGAAGGCGCGAACTGGGCCGTTTCGTCATTGTGGTGGACGAATGCACGTCAGGCTTGGAAC
This region of Hydrogenophaga crassostreae genomic DNA includes:
- a CDS encoding PLP-dependent cysteine synthase family protein, producing MTTPLTRWRNEAIGRIEADICRSADTHLIALPLPGFANHGIDFFLKDESTHPTGSLKHRLARSLFLYALCNGWLNKGTTVVEASSGSTAVSEAYFARLLDLPFIAVMPRKTSQEKVDQITFYGGRCHFVEKADEVYDAAQQLAHETGGHYMDQFTYAERATDWRGNNNIAQSMFGQMACERHPIPRWIVVGAGTGGTSATVGRYVRYQRHDTQLCVADPEGSVFGAYFQSGDATLRSPGSRIEGIGRPRVEASFIPSVIDRMIEVPNEESVAAMHALTALLGRRVGPSTGTNLVAMLALAAEMREANQSGSILSLLCDTGERYLKTYFEPAWITAQFGNCQSAQERINRRLQG